A region of Falco peregrinus isolate bFalPer1 chromosome 13, bFalPer1.pri, whole genome shotgun sequence DNA encodes the following proteins:
- the LOC101915806 gene encoding TLR adapter interacting with SLC15A4 on the lysosome-like isoform X2: MNGVSCSRRVLGYVIICLSHPTRIGPHGTLVIRLLLTLVVMLAEGILTSLIYKESCHQDKPRRSHASRKVEEGIWRQKLVDKPKIKGFADGCEKQSEISARGSKMEHRGGPQRRSIQEAPPKDQKTLVKGTVSPALHIPKREQNTEQMDLYRSWSCNSIYQNYPDLHIGGDRVGGHTCDSGCVLDHVCDELPDGPVLLSIDIPLGPSPLCEHPERPNIKSLCGDEAGDRSIILCEEPLSNSVLNKYMETKVAELYKQFFEENLTRCGSVTNLLTSSLIRNNVYQLSFQISQEQSIETSKAREVLLHSLALFSLHTTHRNSSEFSTPSLQISNPACMKKSGRMQFTS, from the exons CTGTAGTAGGAGAGTTCTGGGCTATGTGATTATCTGCCTCTCTCACCCGACTAGGATCG GACCACATGGAACTCTGGTGATTAGACTGTTGCTCACGCTTGTCGTCATGCTGGCAGAAGGCATCTTAACCAGCCTCATCTATAAAGAAAGCTGTCATCAAGATAAACCTCGCAGATCTCATGCATCCAGAAAGGTTGAAGAGGGAATTTGGAGACAGAAACTTGTAGATAAACCAAAAATTAAAGGCTTTGCTGATGGATGTGAGAAGCAGAGTGAGATCTCTGCTAGGGGTAGCAAAATGGAACACAGGGGTGGTCCTCAGCGGAGATCCATACAAGAGGCACCTCCAAAAGATCAGAAAACACTTGTTAAAGGAACTGTATCGCCAGCTTTACATATCCCCAAAAGAGAGCAAAATACTGAGCAGATGGACTTGTACAGATCCTGGTCATGCAACAGTATTTATCAAAACTATCCTGACTTACATATTGGGGGAGACCGTGTGGGGGGCCATACGTGTGATTCAGGTTGTGTTTTGGACCATGTGTGTGATGAACTTCCCGATGGCCCTGTTCTGCTGTCCATAGATATTCCTCTGGGGCCGTCCCCTCTGTGTGAGCATCCCGAAAGGCCCAATATAAAATCTCTGTGTGGAGATGAAGCTGGAGATAGGAGTATCATTCTCTGTGAGGAGCCTCTTTCAAACTCCGTGCTCAACAAGTACATGGAAACAAAAGTGGCAGAGCTCTATAAACAGTTTTTTGAAGAGAACTTGACCAGGTGTGGTTCTGTAACAAACCTCCTCACTTCCAGTTTGATACGGAATAACGTGTATCAGTTAAGCTTTCAGATATCACAGGAGCAGAGTATAGAGACGTCAAAAGCCAGAGAAGTGCTCTTGCACTCTTTAGCTTTGTTTAGTTTGCACACTACCCATAGAAATAGCTCTGAATTTAGTACTCCAAGCTTACAGATCTCAAACCCAGCATGCATGAAAAAGAGTGGCAGGATGCAGTTTACATCGTGA
- the LOC101915806 gene encoding TLR adapter interacting with SLC15A4 on the lysosome-like isoform X1, whose amino-acid sequence MNGVSSCSRRVLGYVIICLSHPTRIGPHGTLVIRLLLTLVVMLAEGILTSLIYKESCHQDKPRRSHASRKVEEGIWRQKLVDKPKIKGFADGCEKQSEISARGSKMEHRGGPQRRSIQEAPPKDQKTLVKGTVSPALHIPKREQNTEQMDLYRSWSCNSIYQNYPDLHIGGDRVGGHTCDSGCVLDHVCDELPDGPVLLSIDIPLGPSPLCEHPERPNIKSLCGDEAGDRSIILCEEPLSNSVLNKYMETKVAELYKQFFEENLTRCGSVTNLLTSSLIRNNVYQLSFQISQEQSIETSKAREVLLHSLALFSLHTTHRNSSEFSTPSLQISNPACMKKSGRMQFTS is encoded by the exons CAGCTGTAGTAGGAGAGTTCTGGGCTATGTGATTATCTGCCTCTCTCACCCGACTAGGATCG GACCACATGGAACTCTGGTGATTAGACTGTTGCTCACGCTTGTCGTCATGCTGGCAGAAGGCATCTTAACCAGCCTCATCTATAAAGAAAGCTGTCATCAAGATAAACCTCGCAGATCTCATGCATCCAGAAAGGTTGAAGAGGGAATTTGGAGACAGAAACTTGTAGATAAACCAAAAATTAAAGGCTTTGCTGATGGATGTGAGAAGCAGAGTGAGATCTCTGCTAGGGGTAGCAAAATGGAACACAGGGGTGGTCCTCAGCGGAGATCCATACAAGAGGCACCTCCAAAAGATCAGAAAACACTTGTTAAAGGAACTGTATCGCCAGCTTTACATATCCCCAAAAGAGAGCAAAATACTGAGCAGATGGACTTGTACAGATCCTGGTCATGCAACAGTATTTATCAAAACTATCCTGACTTACATATTGGGGGAGACCGTGTGGGGGGCCATACGTGTGATTCAGGTTGTGTTTTGGACCATGTGTGTGATGAACTTCCCGATGGCCCTGTTCTGCTGTCCATAGATATTCCTCTGGGGCCGTCCCCTCTGTGTGAGCATCCCGAAAGGCCCAATATAAAATCTCTGTGTGGAGATGAAGCTGGAGATAGGAGTATCATTCTCTGTGAGGAGCCTCTTTCAAACTCCGTGCTCAACAAGTACATGGAAACAAAAGTGGCAGAGCTCTATAAACAGTTTTTTGAAGAGAACTTGACCAGGTGTGGTTCTGTAACAAACCTCCTCACTTCCAGTTTGATACGGAATAACGTGTATCAGTTAAGCTTTCAGATATCACAGGAGCAGAGTATAGAGACGTCAAAAGCCAGAGAAGTGCTCTTGCACTCTTTAGCTTTGTTTAGTTTGCACACTACCCATAGAAATAGCTCTGAATTTAGTACTCCAAGCTTACAGATCTCAAACCCAGCATGCATGAAAAAGAGTGGCAGGATGCAGTTTACATCGTGA